CTCTTCGGCGATATCGATACCGGCCGGACATACCGTCGTACAATTTTTGCAGTTCAAACAGAATTTTAATGACTCCGACAAAACCTGATGATCGTTTTCACTAAAATGAAGCATGCGCAGCCATCCCCGCGGAGACATATCTTCCCGACGAAAAGCTTCGAACGCCGGACAATAACCATTGCATTTCCCGCAGGCGGCGCAGGCCAGCTCAAGCTTTTTAAGATCTATGTTTTCGGTAAATTCAACTTGTGATAAAATCACTCCCGGATTCATCAGGTTATCCGGATCGAGGATAGATTTTACTTTTTGAAATATCTCATAAATCTCTTCGCCATAAACATCTTTGACGACCGGAGCCCGGAGACGCCCGTCGGCGTGCTCGGCGGTACTCGAACCACCCAACGATACTATCTTCGCATAAACCTCGTCATACAATTCCCTCAAAATCAGGCGATCATTATTACCAGCCAAGTTTAATAATGGTCTGATATGTAAATTACCATCACCTATATGACCAAAAAGCCCAAAAACCAGCCCATGCTTTGCCAAACGGCCCTTGACCCATGCAATAAATTCGGTGAGACATTCAATCGGTAAAGACGCGTCTTCAATAAATGGAAGCGGTCGTTTTATGGCATCGTGACGATATAAAATCGGAACGATTGCCCGCCGAGCCGCCCATAGCTTTGATTTTTTTTCAGGATCATCTGCCTCTTCGGGTGGGTGTAAAAGTTTCAATTGAGGGATAATACTTTCAAGTTTTGATTTAGACGCTTCAATATCGGCGTTATATTCAAGAAGAAGCATCGCCTCGGCTTCAACGGGAATCATAAATTCATCCCGACCTATCAAATCAAGAGTCGAGCCATCGACGATTTCCAGCGCCGATGGTTTAGTTGAAAGAAGCGGCGCTATCGCCTGCCCTGCGTCTTCAAGCGACCCGAAAAATAATCGATACGACAGATTTTCATCCGGCAGATTCCGCAAACAGAGTTTTACCGAAACAAATAAACCCAGGGTGCCTTCAGAACCGATATATAAGGCCGGTAAATTAAAAATCCCGTTTTCAAAATCATCAACAATCTGTTTTAAATTATATCCGGCCGAATTCTTTTTGACTTTTGGCCAACGGTCTTGAATCAGATTTTTATTTTCGGACAATATTTTTAAGACTTGTTCATATTCAGGAAAGCGCTTTACAAATTCATTGAGCTCAGCGCTGTCAAGAGCTAACTTTTTTAATTCAACCTCTTCTCCCTGAGAGTTAATTATTCTCAGCTCTTCAACGTAATGAGATGTCAATCCGTATTTCACTGAGCTGGGGCCGGATGAATTGTTGGCCAGCATGCCGCCTATCTGGCAGCTATCACCGGATGAGGGATCGGGAGGAAAAAACAGATTATCTTTTTTCAGACTTAGATTCAAATCACGATAGATAACTCCGGTTTGGCAGGTAACTGTTTTGGCATCTCTTTCAACCGCCTTTATTTTGGTCAATCTCGAACAATCAATAATCACGCCATTTCCCAGGGCCCCGCCG
This genomic interval from Candidatus Zixiibacteriota bacterium contains the following:
- a CDS encoding FAD-linked oxidase C-terminal domain-containing protein → MSVRKRKDGGYFGGSKVDSNISREAYGSDASIYRLLPQEVYCPSTSTELLEIVWKTLKNNTPITPRGGGTGLSGGALGNGVIIDCSRLTKIKAVERDAKTVTCQTGVIYRDLNLSLKKDNLFFPPDPSSGDSCQIGGMLANNSSGPSSVKYGLTSHYVEELRIINSQGEEVELKKLALDSAELNEFVKRFPEYEQVLKILSENKNLIQDRWPKVKKNSAGYNLKQIVDDFENGIFNLPALYIGSEGTLGLFVSVKLCLRNLPDENLSYRLFFGSLEDAGQAIAPLLSTKPSALEIVDGSTLDLIGRDEFMIPVEAEAMLLLEYNADIEASKSKLESIIPQLKLLHPPEEADDPEKKSKLWAARRAIVPILYRHDAIKRPLPFIEDASLPIECLTEFIAWVKGRLAKHGLVFGLFGHIGDGNLHIRPLLNLAGNNDRLILRELYDEVYAKIVSLGGSSTAEHADGRLRAPVVKDVYGEEIYEIFQKVKSILDPDNLMNPGVILSQVEFTENIDLKKLELACAACGKCNGYCPAFEAFRREDMSPRGWLRMLHFSENDHQVLSESLKFCLNCKNCTTVCPAGIDIAEEILKYKDNHPSSKAGRIISVFDNKSAFEKIMNISSLANPFISSVVGKNLMSIVGRVPFGFDDEVELPLPARRNFRQRYSRLIDSKSKVAIFHGCADNYLESRTGDALVNVLEHLDIHPVIPEQDCCGLPMEVYGHRDNMISRAKKNLDALEGYDSIVFTCASCLHRIQDYKALFEENSEYWHKAKSVESRLYDICGYLLYNRDMLPRLKTQRPIRLTYHHPCHLRAAKRENEPLKLLGMIEGIEIIHPDLADRCCGQAGSFGYIHYQEGKAIFRRKREEYIEIGADYIVSSCPSCISKIKKEMGPGFHVCHPIEIISVVISGKL